In a genomic window of Sediminispirochaeta bajacaliforniensis DSM 16054:
- a CDS encoding helix-turn-helix transcriptional regulator → MKTDRLLSIIIFLLGHDVVSTSKLADRFNVSRRTIQRDMETIELAGIPLYAIQGPKGGYGIMDAYKMDRQLMNAEDLYHIVTALERIAETLCDSSIQGTLEKVRSMVAKREFDFFSERNEKLSIDFSMLGGDPRKRDTFRIIKKAVETERLLTFVYTSNKLETIKRCVEPMTIAFRWRSWYLYAYCRLRNDYRLFSITKIKDARIEEQRFRRREKRYADFLEESRGGGTERNVELVLRFSHEMAPLVADYYPERDCKSLPGGGLEVKTTMPEDGWVYGYILSFGPFVEVLAPSHIRNRIARSADAIKNLYSET, encoded by the coding sequence GTGAAAACCGACCGGCTACTTTCCATCATCATCTTTCTGCTTGGCCACGATGTAGTGAGCACCAGCAAACTTGCAGATCGCTTCAATGTTTCCAGAAGGACCATCCAGAGGGATATGGAAACCATTGAGCTGGCAGGCATCCCTCTCTATGCAATCCAAGGCCCGAAAGGCGGTTACGGCATCATGGATGCCTACAAGATGGATCGTCAGCTGATGAATGCCGAGGATCTCTACCATATTGTCACGGCCCTCGAAAGGATCGCCGAAACCCTTTGCGATTCCAGTATACAAGGTACCCTTGAAAAGGTACGAAGCATGGTTGCAAAAAGAGAATTTGATTTTTTCTCCGAGCGAAATGAAAAACTTTCTATCGATTTCAGCATGCTCGGCGGCGATCCGCGAAAACGAGATACCTTCAGAATCATAAAAAAGGCAGTGGAAACGGAACGGTTACTCACCTTTGTTTACACAAGTAATAAACTCGAAACGATCAAAAGATGTGTAGAACCCATGACTATCGCGTTCAGATGGCGCTCCTGGTATCTCTACGCATACTGCAGGCTGAGAAACGACTACAGGCTTTTCAGCATTACAAAAATAAAAGATGCCAGAATAGAGGAACAGCGATTCCGTAGAAGAGAAAAACGTTATGCCGATTTTCTGGAGGAAAGCAGGGGCGGCGGTACGGAACGAAATGTTGAACTGGTGCTCCGATTTTCACACGAGATGGCCCCTCTTGTCGCCGACTACTATCCGGAAAGGGATTGTAAGTCCCTTCCAGGAGGCGGGCTGGAAGTAAAAACAACCATGCCCGAAGATGGCTGGGTCTACGGCTACATACTCTCCTTCGGTCCCTTTGTCGAGGTCCTTGCCCCCTCTCATATCAGAAATCGTATCGCCCGAAGTGCTGATGCCATAAAAAATTTGTATTCAGAGACCTAA
- a CDS encoding GyrI-like domain-containing protein — protein sequence MEIKDLKEQNILAVRLTTSVKELPNALGLIYKEVASYMEANNISFAGVPFTIYHNMDMEALDIEAGFPTLKKEKAHGRIQAGTIPAIKVASTIHTGPYSTMGETYDHLQRFTSKKGCKVLPWMWESYLNDPETVAPEALKTEIFFPLEG from the coding sequence ATGGAAATCAAGGATCTGAAGGAACAGAATATCTTGGCGGTGCGTCTGACAACATCGGTGAAGGAATTACCGAATGCCCTGGGCCTTATCTACAAGGAGGTTGCAAGCTATATGGAGGCAAACAACATTTCCTTTGCCGGAGTTCCCTTTACCATCTATCACAACATGGATATGGAGGCGCTTGATATCGAAGCGGGTTTTCCGACTCTCAAGAAGGAAAAAGCACACGGAAGGATACAGGCGGGAACCATCCCTGCGATCAAAGTCGCAAGCACCATCCACACCGGCCCCTATTCAACCATGGGAGAAACCTACGATCATCTCCAGAGATTCACCTCAAAGAAAGGCTGCAAGGTTTTGCCGTGGATGTGGGAAAGCTACCTTAATGACCCAGAAACGGTTGCCCCCGAAGCGTTGAAAACAGAAATATTTTTCCCTCTCGAAGGGTAG